A genomic window from Alkalihalobacillus sp. AL-G includes:
- a CDS encoding PaaI family thioesterase, with translation MMETKKSLCSDIQKLIEVSTDEEIRVLKQVVTGLLEKRSGEYRTYIMSFLQSKTKYEGGDLVMTIPVHPILNNSVDIVHGGLTATLADTAMGTLVSENLRENQVPVTSEMKINYTAPGIGDHITCRASILHLGTKTAVTEAKIYNDIGTLVAVATGSFFIIERPQK, from the coding sequence ATGATGGAAACTAAAAAAAGCTTATGTTCAGATATCCAAAAACTAATCGAAGTTTCAACAGATGAAGAAATACGAGTATTAAAACAGGTTGTTACTGGACTTCTGGAAAAACGAAGCGGTGAATATCGAACCTATATAATGAGCTTTTTACAATCAAAAACGAAATATGAAGGTGGGGACCTCGTCATGACGATCCCGGTACACCCGATCTTAAATAATTCCGTAGATATAGTTCATGGCGGACTTACCGCTACCCTTGCAGACACAGCGATGGGAACACTTGTCTCCGAAAATCTGCGTGAGAACCAGGTCCCTGTGACATCCGAAATGAAAATAAATTATACTGCGCCAGGGATAGGTGATCATATTACTTGTCGCGCATCGATTCTGCATTTAGGGACTAAAACTGCCGTCACAGAAGCTAAAATCTACAATGATATTGGCACATTGGTAGCTGTTGCAACAGGGAGTTTTTTTATTATTGAACGACCGCAAAAGTAG
- the ylbD gene encoding spore coat protein YlbD, with product MSKQARNNQKVEEFKMFVRSHPGLIDHVKSGNQTWKDVFTEWHLLGEEHDQWGQYKERKIEVSSKKKSKKSISMNDLSVGEVLTMIKNLDMEEVREYVSQFSTAVSGVQELLQQFQSPKHPGRPPAPNNPFNQYFKD from the coding sequence GTGAGTAAGCAAGCGAGAAATAATCAAAAGGTCGAAGAATTCAAGATGTTTGTACGCTCACACCCTGGATTAATCGATCATGTAAAGAGCGGGAACCAAACCTGGAAGGATGTATTTACCGAATGGCACTTACTTGGTGAGGAACACGACCAATGGGGACAATATAAAGAGCGAAAAATTGAAGTTTCTTCAAAGAAAAAAAGCAAGAAAAGTATTAGTATGAACGACCTTTCCGTCGGTGAAGTTTTGACGATGATAAAAAATCTTGACATGGAAGAGGTTCGTGAATACGTTTCACAGTTCAGTACTGCCGTAAGTGGAGTTCAGGAATTACTGCAACAGTTTCAATCACCGAAGCATCCTGGAAGGCCTCCTGCTCCGAACAATCCGTTTAATCAGTATTTTAAAGATTGA
- a CDS encoding YlbE-like family protein, translating into MRKEVMDYLEQRPELRYIVREQPQWYRKLSRDPAALQELENESKFFYGQTFGQKMDRLHEQIQTFSRLVQLFGKQ; encoded by the coding sequence ATGCGAAAAGAAGTGATGGATTATCTAGAACAGCGTCCAGAGCTAAGGTACATTGTTCGTGAACAGCCACAGTGGTATCGGAAGCTATCTCGAGACCCCGCAGCATTACAGGAGCTTGAGAATGAATCTAAATTTTTTTACGGTCAAACATTTGGTCAAAAAATGGATCGACTGCATGAACAAATCCAAACATTTTCACGACTTGTTCAATTGTTTGGAAAACAATAG
- a CDS encoding YlbF family regulator has protein sequence MIATIEGIEILEEAEQLAKILAHSDIAIQYTNAKRKLQEDSKAQDLIAEFSRLKERYEEVQRFGKYHPDYTTVSTDIRVLKRTMDLHETVAEYKRSEQELEKLLNEISSIVAGKVSKNIKVPTGNPFFDNLSCGGGCGSGGSCGCG, from the coding sequence GTGATCGCCACAATAGAAGGCATAGAAATTTTAGAAGAAGCAGAGCAGCTAGCGAAGATTTTGGCACATTCTGATATTGCCATTCAATATACAAACGCAAAACGAAAATTGCAAGAGGATTCCAAAGCCCAGGACCTAATAGCCGAATTTTCACGTTTGAAAGAACGGTATGAAGAGGTTCAGAGGTTCGGAAAATATCATCCAGACTATACAACAGTTTCAACCGATATTCGTGTATTAAAACGGACGATGGATTTACACGAGACAGTTGCAGAATACAAGCGCTCGGAACAAGAACTTGAGAAATTGCTGAACGAAATAAGTTCTATCGTAGCCGGAAAGGTATCCAAAAATATTAAAGTTCCAACTGGAAATCCTTTTTTCGATAACCTAAGTTGCGGTGGTGGTTGTGGTTCTGGAGGATCCTGTGGTTGCGGGTGA
- a CDS encoding YlbG family protein, translated as MLTNRTGLAVWLHSLKYIKQLRKFGNVHYVSKRMKYAVLYCNSSDKDSIIGKMEGLHFVKKVAPSHKAFIKTEYQNARPDKAKEYDYKIGL; from the coding sequence ATGCTGACGAATCGTACTGGTTTAGCCGTATGGCTCCACTCTTTAAAATACATAAAACAGCTTAGGAAATTTGGAAACGTTCATTATGTTTCAAAACGTATGAAGTATGCAGTATTATATTGTAATTCTTCCGATAAAGATTCCATTATTGGAAAAATGGAAGGCTTGCATTTTGTTAAAAAAGTTGCACCATCCCACAAAGCATTTATTAAGACTGAATATCAGAATGCTCGTCCTGATAAGGCGAAAGAGTACGATTATAAGATCGGCTTGTAG
- the rsmD gene encoding 16S rRNA (guanine(966)-N(2))-methyltransferase RsmD has product MRVISGNQKGRKLKAVPGTSTRPTTDKIRESIFNMVGPYFDGGTSLDLYGGSGALTIEGISRGIERGVIVDVDPKAIDTIRENLRLCNYTDEVEVYRNDSKRALKALKKREIAFKYVYLDPPYKKQRIEKEIEALSQAHLLEPNAIIIVEHDSNLTLSDQVETCTKLKAEKYNNTTSVTIFINDPSQEENPNE; this is encoded by the coding sequence ATGAGGGTCATATCAGGAAATCAAAAAGGAAGAAAACTAAAGGCAGTTCCCGGTACAAGCACGAGGCCGACGACAGATAAAATTCGTGAGTCAATCTTTAATATGGTGGGGCCATATTTTGATGGCGGTACTTCGCTGGATCTATATGGTGGCAGTGGTGCACTCACGATTGAAGGGATCAGCAGAGGGATTGAACGAGGTGTGATTGTGGATGTTGATCCAAAAGCAATCGATACGATACGAGAAAACCTTCGCCTGTGCAATTATACCGATGAAGTCGAAGTGTATCGCAATGATTCCAAACGGGCATTGAAAGCACTAAAAAAAAGGGAGATCGCTTTCAAATATGTTTATTTGGACCCCCCTTACAAAAAACAAAGGATTGAGAAAGAAATTGAAGCCCTTTCTCAAGCACACTTGCTTGAACCGAATGCGATCATTATTGTGGAGCACGATTCAAACCTAACCTTATCGGATCAGGTCGAGACGTGTACGAAGTTAAAAGCAGAAAAATATAACAATACAACATCTGTTACGATTTTTATTAATGACCCAAGCCAGGAGGAAAATCCGAATGAGTAA
- the coaD gene encoding pantetheine-phosphate adenylyltransferase, with protein sequence MSKKQAICPGSFDPITYGHLDIISRGANVFDEVIVVVANNQSKDSLFTVKERMDLIRKATKDIPNVKIDACNGLLIDYVRTTGAKVILRGLRAVSDFEYEMQITSINRKLDESVETFFVMTNNQYSFLSSSIVKEVAKYNSPVSDLVPPIVEKALKEKFAK encoded by the coding sequence ATGAGTAAGAAGCAAGCAATTTGTCCGGGAAGCTTTGACCCGATTACGTATGGTCATTTAGATATCATTTCAAGAGGGGCGAACGTTTTTGATGAAGTGATTGTTGTGGTCGCGAACAACCAAAGTAAGGACTCTCTTTTTACAGTAAAAGAGCGAATGGATCTTATCCGCAAGGCCACGAAAGACATTCCGAACGTTAAGATTGATGCGTGTAATGGGCTTCTTATCGACTATGTCCGGACGACAGGAGCCAAGGTTATTTTAAGAGGTTTAAGGGCGGTATCGGATTTTGAGTATGAAATGCAAATTACATCGATCAACCGTAAACTGGATGAATCAGTCGAAACATTTTTTGTAATGACTAACAATCAATATTCGTTCCTAAGCTCAAGCATCGTAAAGGAAGTCGCGAAATACAATTCACCAGTTTCAGACCTTGTTCCTCCCATTGTGGAAAAAGCATTAAAAGAAAAATTCGCCAAATAA
- the ylbJ gene encoding sporulation integral membrane protein YlbJ: MFHSRIKNISYAVIASFFAFSLMLYPKAAFESSLKGLTTWWEIVFPSLLPFFIISEILISFGVVRLVGVLLEPFMRPLFNVPGAGGFVWAMGISSGFPAGAKFTARLRQENELTQIEAERLVSFTNCSNPLFILVAISIGFFYNTDLGLLLVAAHYLGNIVVGLVMRFYGKDYRQFPLRNKKHVPNNRLKYALYRMNEVKRRDPRPFGKILGDAVQHSIQTLLMIGGFILLFSVLNRMLAEVNITAFLASVFSAFIGIIGFSQDLSIPFITGLLEITIGSQQVSEVNTPLIHQAIIVSFILAFNGFSVHAQVASILAETDIRFKPFFMARLLHGFVASVLTVLLWKPLYVSQSSGTSVVAAFATHPTISWAESIWDQLLTIGATVTFVSLVIYVLIIWRSLDQTAIRVK, from the coding sequence TTGTTCCATTCTCGAATAAAAAATATATCTTATGCAGTTATTGCTTCCTTTTTTGCCTTCTCCTTAATGTTATACCCAAAAGCAGCGTTTGAATCATCATTAAAGGGGTTGACAACATGGTGGGAAATCGTCTTTCCTTCCCTTTTACCCTTTTTTATCATAAGTGAAATATTAATTAGCTTTGGCGTAGTAAGACTAGTTGGTGTGTTGCTTGAACCATTCATGAGACCGTTGTTCAATGTACCCGGAGCCGGCGGTTTTGTCTGGGCGATGGGGATTTCATCTGGATTTCCAGCAGGTGCTAAATTCACAGCACGATTGAGACAGGAGAATGAGTTGACACAAATCGAAGCAGAACGTCTTGTTTCATTTACGAACTGTTCGAATCCTTTGTTTATACTCGTCGCTATTTCAATCGGATTTTTTTATAATACCGATCTTGGTCTATTGTTGGTTGCAGCACATTACTTAGGAAATATTGTCGTTGGCCTGGTCATGCGCTTTTATGGAAAGGACTATCGGCAATTTCCACTGCGAAATAAAAAACATGTTCCAAACAATCGGTTAAAATATGCTTTATATCGTATGAATGAGGTAAAGCGACGAGATCCACGTCCATTTGGAAAGATATTAGGTGATGCCGTTCAACATTCCATCCAAACGTTACTGATGATCGGGGGATTCATTCTCTTATTTTCGGTGTTGAACCGAATGCTTGCAGAAGTGAATATTACCGCGTTTCTCGCGTCAGTTTTTTCAGCTTTTATTGGAATTATAGGCTTTTCACAGGATCTAAGCATCCCTTTTATTACAGGGTTATTAGAAATAACGATAGGAAGCCAGCAGGTCAGTGAAGTAAATACTCCACTCATCCACCAAGCAATTATCGTCAGCTTTATTTTAGCGTTCAATGGATTTTCCGTTCATGCTCAGGTTGCGAGTATTCTCGCAGAGACAGATATTCGATTTAAGCCATTTTTTATGGCAAGGCTGTTACATGGTTTTGTTGCTTCAGTGCTCACCGTCTTACTCTGGAAGCCACTTTATGTATCACAGTCGTCAGGAACCTCTGTCGTTGCCGCTTTTGCTACTCACCCAACCATAAGCTGGGCAGAGTCCATCTGGGACCAGCTATTGACGATTGGAGCGACAGTGACCTTTGTCAGTCTCGTCATTTATGTTCTGATCATTTGGCGGTCACTCGATCAGACAGCAATTCGTGTGAAGTAA
- a CDS encoding patatin-like phospholipase family protein, with protein sequence MQPKVGLALGSGGARGFAHIGVIKALHQAGIPINMIAGSSMGALVGALYCIGHHPDTMVKMARLFRRKYYMDYTVPRMGFVSGQKVKQLMHALTHGKSIEELNIPLSIIATDLLKGEKAILQTGPVSDAIRASIAVPGIFVPHKIGDRLLIDGGVIDRVPVSVVKEMGADIVIAVDISHIKENPEINTIFDVILQSIDIMQRELVKVSEISSDVLIRPMVEKFSSSSFTQIDEIISLGEEETKLKLQDIKDALHNWRKQNGEK encoded by the coding sequence ATGCAACCAAAAGTTGGTTTAGCACTTGGGTCCGGGGGTGCTCGTGGATTTGCCCATATTGGGGTTATAAAAGCACTGCATCAAGCCGGGATACCAATTAACATGATTGCAGGGAGCAGCATGGGAGCTCTTGTTGGCGCCTTATATTGTATCGGACATCACCCAGATACTATGGTTAAAATGGCACGTTTGTTCCGTAGAAAATATTACATGGATTATACAGTACCAAGAATGGGATTTGTTTCTGGTCAAAAAGTAAAACAACTGATGCATGCCCTGACCCATGGAAAGAGTATAGAAGAATTAAACATCCCACTCTCCATTATTGCAACTGACCTTTTAAAAGGAGAAAAAGCGATATTACAAACTGGACCTGTGTCCGACGCAATTCGTGCGAGCATCGCAGTGCCGGGAATATTCGTGCCACATAAAATTGGCGACCGTCTTTTAATTGACGGGGGAGTAATTGATCGGGTTCCTGTTTCTGTAGTCAAGGAAATGGGGGCAGACATTGTCATTGCTGTCGACATCTCACATATAAAAGAAAACCCGGAGATCAATACAATCTTTGATGTGATCTTACAGAGTATTGATATCATGCAACGAGAACTCGTAAAAGTAAGCGAAATTTCTTCAGATGTCTTAATCCGTCCAATGGTTGAAAAGTTTAGCTCTTCATCGTTTACCCAAATTGACGAGATTATCTCACTTGGGGAAGAAGAAACGAAATTGAAACTTCAAGATATCAAAGATGCACTTCATAATTGGAGGAAACAAAATGGAGAAAAATAG
- a CDS encoding SepM family pheromone-processing serine protease produces MEKNRVFNFRAQWPWVILLLIILAALLPLPYYMTQPGSAKVLEPIVDVENGDESKGVFMLTTVLVGKANVAEYIWAKASEYRDVFPKEQIRGTDETDEEYEARQLQLMQSSQDAARIVAFKAAGKEIEILHKGVLVTGVISGMPAAKKLVVGDLIIALNGEPIYTAEQLIQGLKKFSENDKVTLTVKNSDQKKEVELTLKPFPEKLVKNGDQNKFGIGITYPVTFTEVETDPTVKIDTNQIGGPSAGFMFTLEIYDQLTKEDWTKGYRIAGTGTMNIEGKIGPIGGIKQKVVAADNANADIFFAPVAASNYKHAKEAAKDINTEMKIVPVETFQDAIDFLKGLESKH; encoded by the coding sequence ATGGAGAAAAATAGGGTTTTTAATTTTAGGGCGCAGTGGCCATGGGTGATTCTGTTACTCATTATTCTAGCCGCACTTTTACCCTTACCTTATTACATGACTCAGCCAGGTTCTGCCAAAGTTTTGGAACCGATCGTTGATGTTGAAAATGGAGATGAGTCAAAGGGAGTCTTCATGTTAACAACCGTTTTAGTCGGGAAAGCAAATGTGGCAGAGTACATATGGGCAAAAGCAAGCGAATACCGTGATGTATTTCCAAAAGAGCAAATCCGAGGAACGGATGAAACGGATGAGGAATACGAAGCAAGACAACTTCAACTTATGCAAAGCTCTCAGGACGCTGCCAGAATTGTAGCATTTAAGGCAGCAGGAAAAGAAATCGAAATTCTCCATAAGGGTGTATTAGTAACAGGCGTCATTTCAGGAATGCCTGCAGCAAAAAAACTAGTTGTAGGGGATTTGATCATTGCTTTGAACGGGGAACCAATCTATACAGCTGAACAGCTTATTCAAGGTCTAAAGAAGTTTAGCGAAAATGACAAAGTAACGTTAACCGTTAAAAATTCGGATCAAAAGAAAGAGGTTGAGCTGACTTTAAAGCCATTCCCAGAAAAACTCGTTAAGAATGGTGACCAAAACAAATTTGGAATCGGCATAACCTACCCTGTTACTTTTACAGAAGTAGAAACCGATCCGACAGTAAAAATCGATACGAACCAAATTGGAGGACCATCAGCAGGCTTCATGTTTACTCTTGAGATTTATGATCAATTGACAAAAGAGGACTGGACGAAGGGATATCGTATTGCTGGTACAGGTACAATGAATATTGAAGGTAAAATTGGTCCGATCGGTGGTATTAAACAGAAAGTGGTTGCAGCAGATAATGCAAATGCTGATATCTTTTTCGCGCCGGTAGCTGCATCGAATTATAAACATGCGAAAGAGGCAGCA